GGGCTGGTTTCGGGAAAGGAGGGAGACGCCGATGCAGGCAAGTGACGTGTGCGTCACAAGCCGTTCGGTGCTCTAACGAAGACGAACCTTCAGGTGTTCCACAGCGGCATTGGGCCGCCCCAGGAAGGCATCGAGCAGACGCTCCTCGACGGAATCTTGTTCCCAGACCGCGGCTCGCTCGAGCCCCACGCATTCCTGGGGCTCGGCGGCTCTTTTGTTGCCAGCGGTGTCGAAGATGGTGCAGCGACGGAAATCGCCCACATCCTGCCTGAATTGAACGAGCGGCTGAGTCAGGTGCTCCTCGAGCGCTCTCCATCCGATGAGTTCCCATGCATTCAGAGCCAGCAGGTTGACGGCAATCTTGAAGAGGACGGGCCTTGACGCAATCCCGTCCAAGTCAGAGTCTGGCTCCGTGGTTCTGTGTTCATAGAAGGCAACATGGGGTGGTTCAAGCAGTCTCCCATACCCGAAGGAACCATCTGCGAGCGCCAGCCTGACAAACGTGCCTGTCTTGTGTTTCTGCCTGCCCAATTCTCAGTCTCCAGTATAGGGGTAGAGTTGCCCCCAGTGTTTCGTAGCGGCGTCGTGGAACAGCCTGCCCAGCGGATTGTCCTTCGCCACGCCGCGTTGGACGTTCTCGGTGCGATGCGGTGCTTGATTGTCGGACTGAGCGCCCCCATGGAAATCCATCAACTGCTGCTCTCCCCCACGG
Above is a window of Cystobacter fuscus DNA encoding:
- a CDS encoding Imm26 family immunity protein; this translates as MGRQKHKTGTFVRLALADGSFGYGRLLEPPHVAFYEHRTTEPDSDLDGIASRPVLFKIAVNLLALNAWELIGWRALEEHLTQPLVQFRQDVGDFRRCTIFDTAGNKRAAEPQECVGLERAAVWEQDSVEERLLDAFLGRPNAAVEHLKVRLR